The DNA segment GACGCTTCACagtcctgtcagccagctgcaataacatagaggtgggtctagctctcccAATGCCCAACCTTTTGTAAAtgaccaggggcataagattaataCTGGCCCCTAAATCACAGAGTGCTTTCGCAAAAGCAAAGTttccaatagtgcatggaatagtAAAACTCCCTGGATCAGAGAGCTTTTCAGCAACAGGTCTAGTTACCACTGCACTACACGTCTGAGTAAGTGTCaccgtggccaagtcttggaagtcAAATTTCCAGGACATTAAGTCTTTCATCATTTTTGCGTATCCAGGCATCTCCTTTAAAGcttcaatcaatggaatattaaCCTGAATTTGCTTGAGCATCTTAAAGAACTTTTTGTACTGCTCCTCCTTTTGATGCTTGGCCAACCTCTGTGGAAATGGAGCGGGAGGTCTTTTCTTCCCAATCACTTGGGACTTTTTTTTCTCAGCTACTATCTCTACTACCGGCTCTTCAACtgcttcaacaactttctcagtCTCCTGCTGAGTATTCTTTTCTTCTTGAGCAGGATGGATTGTCACATCTGTCAGCCTTGTGgaatcatctagctcaatgggtACCTGAATGAGTGTCTCAGCCTGTATATTGTCACGAGCTCTCTCCTGCTCTACATCAAGATCCCTGCCATTACGGAGACTCaccgccatcagctgcttcgggccCTGATCTTTAGGATTTATTTGGGTATCTGTAGGTAGCGTCCCCTAAGGACGAATGTTCAGAGACATTGAAATTTGGCCCAATTGTACTTCAATATTTTTTATCACTgcgtcatgtgcatctactctttcattTACTTTTGCATTGGatccaataacctgctgcatcattgcttcaAGTCTAGTGAACCCTTCTTCTTGCCTACCACCCTGCTGTTACTGAGGTGGGGGATACCCTTGCTGTTGATTGTTATACCCCTGTGACCTTGGATAAGGTTCCATATTGTTGtggggtctcatacctcccatgtttccagCATTGTACTGTGGCTGAGGTGGTCTGTATGGATGCTGAGTTTGCTGACCCCAGTTCTGATTgccctgtctctggcctccatagtttgacacatagttcatgtcttcagggtgctgctgatgatgatcatgttctgcattccaaGGATTACCCATTGGCTGACTgatgcaagatgtgcacaagcccccattggtagtatctacaatgtgcacTTGCTGTTTCTGCCCTGAttcctccacctttttggtgagtatgctcatcTGTGTCAAGAGCGTCGCCACATTTTCAGCCATGGAATTTGATGGGTCAAAAGGCACTGAGTGCACCACTGGAGTGATGGGTGCATTCCTCGTCGTCCACCCCGAATTTTGAGCCATTTTGTCAagcagactctgaccttctctcCAAGTTTTGCCCAAAAATGCCCCACCAGCTAAGGCATCTACAATATTCTTCATGCTATCTGACAGTCCCATGTAAAATCGTTGtcccaacatctgatctggaataccatggtgtggacatataaccaacattccTTTAAACCGGCTCCATGtctcatgcagtgtctccattggtttctgtttaaaactcacgatctcatcaatttgttgagctatTTTGTTGGGCGGGTGGAACTTGATgtgaaattgcttgactaactcatcccaagtttctatagagtttatggggagtgagtttagccagacTTGAGCAGCTCCTATCACCGAGAATGGAAATAATAGCAACCTGATTGCTTCCGGAGTTACGTTGGGTTGCCTTTGAGTTTTACAAATCGacaggaagttcttcaagtgctaCTGAGGATCTTCGGCTGGTGTCCCataaaatagtcccttgttttgcaacaagtgcagcatgttgttcgtgatcTAGAAAGATTCAGCATGTATCGCGGGCACAACAATGGCAGTGGCCAGATtgtcagctgtgggttgtgcccagtcatatagtGCAGCCTCACACACAGGAGGTGCCATATCTCTGACGTTTCCGTCGGCGTTGTCTGCGTCACCCATGTCAATTTCGAGTTTGTgtgtttgatgaggttgttgaagtcttttgttggTACGGTTCAATATCCGGAATGTTTTCTTggggtctgagagtccttcaagtagTTCTCCAGTCCTCGTAGAGTTTCTCGGCATACACCTGAGCAACCccgtcaacaacaacaacaacaacaacaacaacaacaacccagtgtaatcccacaagtggggtctagggagggtaatatgtacgcagaccttacctctaccccgaggggtagagaggctgtttccaggagaccctcggctcaagaaggcaacaagagacactatattagtactatcagtagactcataataaaataacatacaataccataaaatccataacataacataaataccataaaataacaaaataacagcaatataagagatataggaaatacgagaaagatgtaaggtatactaataaacagcagataaagcccatcatcagtagctgatcaatagcatcctaagactaattcctaactggctagtctcactctagtgcgttgtaaaaagaaatcacaatttcccctaacctacaaccttaatgctcgatctccacaattccctgtttagggccatgtcctcagtaaccctaagtcgcgccatatcctgcctgatcacctctccccaatacttcttaggtctccctctacctctcctcgtacccaccaccgccagtcgttcacaccttctcaccggtgcatcagtgttcctcctctgaatgtgcccgaaccatctgagtcttgcttcccgcatcttgtcctccatgggggccacacccaccttctctcgaatatcttcatttctaatcttatccttccttgtatgcccgcacatccacctcaacatcctcatctctgcaactttcatcctctggatgtgtgagatcttcaccggccaa comes from the Nicotiana sylvestris chromosome 4, ASM39365v2, whole genome shotgun sequence genome and includes:
- the LOC138889853 gene encoding uncharacterized protein; translated protein: MAVSLRNGRDLDVEQERARDNIQAETLIQVPIELDDSTRLTDVTIHPAQEEKNTQQETEKVVEAVEEPVVEIVAEKKKSQVIGKKRPPAPFPQRLAKHQKEEQYKKFFKMLKQIQVNIPLIEALKEMPGYAKMMKDLMSWKFDFQDLATVTLTQTCSAVVTRPVAEKLSDPGSFTIPCTIGNFAFAKALCDLGASINLMPLVIYKRLGIGRARPTSMLLQLADRTVKRPFGILDDVLIQVGKFLFPADFVILDCKVDEEIPIILGRPFLATGRALIDCETEELKMRLNDEEIIFNVQKSMRQPSEFANCSLIDAVDVIVQSDDEVLTVEDPLAACLTNLEEVKGEDLAEWVLALEGRGSWERNLEFEHLHLEKRETPPAKPSIEKPPKLELKPLPAHLRCAGPTASTGIEGVQNCHWVDHGRHQGDQPHLLYA